A stretch of the Clostridium fungisolvens genome encodes the following:
- the recQ gene encoding DNA helicase RecQ has product MNLDFNKDITDLNDKALEILNKYYGYSSFRAGQKQIIEEILKGNDTVAIMPTGGGKSICYQVPAMIIEGLTIVVSPLISLMKDQVDAIRDIGIESAYINSTLSNREIDDIFQLALEGNLKILYVAPERLETSQFLDLVSKVHVGFVAIDEAHCVSQWGHDFRTSYRFIKSFISILKVRPIVAAFTATATNEVREDIIKLLGLRDPKVFISGFDRENIKINVVKGINKKKYIVDFIKKNINSAGIIYAATRKEVDSLYDQLNDKDISCTRYHAGLSDEERSRNQEDFVYDRYNVMIATNAFGMGIDKPNIRYVIHYNMPKNIEGYYQEIGRAGRDGEESEAILLFSPGDIHTQKYIIDIGTGNEARKVNEYKKLQSMTDLVYSNDCYRKYILNYFGEQYDKHCNNCSNCEVEGELTNKTLDAQKVLSCVFRMKRSYGATVLIDTLRGSENKKIKDLGFHRLSTYGIMKDYSKDDLKNFINTLVSHRILSYDEGEYPVVRLNERSMAVLRGEEEVWFKEIQKVTKIIEDNALFDILRNLRREIAVQEKVPPYIVFGDSTLKEISGRMPRTIEELSDISGVGELKLNKYGERFLNVVVEYVESNKIEVQFDYKKKEKSIKVNEEKPKVEKKGSKKEKDAKEPKEPKKKSYMLTIDMLKENLSLLNIAKEREITISTICSHLEQYALEGNQINFSVDFSDILSKEQETVILEVAKEVGDDKLKPIKEKVDDTITYDHIKMALLKKRLAI; this is encoded by the coding sequence ATGAATTTAGATTTTAATAAGGATATTACAGATTTAAATGATAAAGCTTTAGAGATATTAAATAAATATTATGGATATAGTTCTTTTAGAGCTGGACAAAAACAAATAATAGAAGAGATTCTAAAAGGCAATGATACTGTAGCCATCATGCCAACTGGTGGAGGAAAATCTATATGTTATCAAGTACCTGCGATGATTATAGAAGGCCTTACAATTGTTGTTTCTCCTTTGATATCGCTCATGAAGGATCAAGTAGATGCAATTAGAGATATAGGAATTGAATCAGCGTATATAAACAGCACTTTGTCCAATAGAGAAATAGATGATATTTTTCAATTAGCATTAGAAGGGAATTTGAAAATTCTATATGTAGCACCAGAAAGACTTGAAACTTCGCAATTTTTAGATTTAGTCTCTAAAGTACATGTTGGTTTTGTTGCTATAGATGAAGCACACTGTGTATCACAGTGGGGACATGACTTTAGAACCAGCTACAGATTTATCAAAAGTTTTATAAGTATATTAAAGGTAAGACCTATAGTGGCGGCGTTTACTGCAACTGCTACAAATGAAGTAAGAGAGGATATAATAAAGCTTCTAGGATTAAGAGATCCTAAAGTTTTTATATCTGGATTTGATAGAGAAAATATCAAGATAAATGTTGTTAAGGGCATCAATAAAAAGAAATATATAGTTGATTTTATAAAGAAAAATATTAATTCAGCTGGGATTATATACGCAGCTACTAGGAAAGAAGTAGATTCTCTTTATGATCAATTAAACGATAAAGATATAAGTTGTACTAGATACCATGCTGGACTAAGCGATGAAGAAAGAAGCAGGAACCAAGAAGACTTTGTTTATGATAGATATAATGTAATGATTGCTACAAATGCTTTCGGAATGGGAATTGATAAACCTAATATTCGATATGTTATTCATTACAACATGCCTAAGAATATAGAAGGATATTATCAAGAGATTGGTAGAGCAGGAAGAGATGGAGAAGAAAGTGAGGCTATACTTTTATTTTCTCCAGGAGACATACATACACAAAAATATATTATTGATATCGGAACAGGTAATGAAGCAAGAAAAGTTAATGAGTATAAGAAGCTTCAAAGCATGACTGATCTGGTATATAGTAACGATTGCTATAGAAAATATATACTAAATTATTTTGGAGAGCAGTATGATAAGCATTGTAATAACTGCAGTAACTGTGAAGTAGAAGGTGAGCTTACAAATAAAACCCTAGATGCACAAAAGGTTTTATCCTGTGTATTCAGGATGAAAAGATCATATGGAGCAACGGTTCTTATAGACACTTTAAGAGGTTCAGAGAATAAAAAGATAAAAGATCTAGGCTTTCATAGACTTTCAACCTATGGAATAATGAAAGACTACTCAAAAGATGATCTTAAAAACTTCATAAACACCTTAGTTTCACATAGGATATTAAGCTATGATGAAGGGGAATATCCAGTAGTAAGATTAAATGAAAGATCTATGGCTGTGCTTAGAGGCGAAGAAGAAGTTTGGTTTAAAGAAATACAAAAGGTAACAAAGATAATAGAGGACAATGCTTTGTTTGATATACTTAGAAACCTAAGAAGAGAAATTGCGGTTCAAGAAAAAGTACCACCATATATTGTGTTTGGAGATTCAACTTTGAAGGAAATCAGTGGAAGAATGCCGAGAACTATAGAGGAGCTTAGTGATATATCTGGAGTAGGTGAGCTTAAGCTAAATAAGTATGGAGAAAGATTTCTTAATGTGGTTGTAGAATATGTGGAAAGCAATAAAATTGAAGTACAGTTTGATTACAAGAAGAAAGAAAAGAGTATAAAGGTTAATGAAGAAAAACCAAAGGTAGAAAAAAAAGGCTCTAAAAAAGAAAAAGATGCTAAAGAACCAAAAGAACCTAAGAAGAAGTCTTACATGTTAACTATTGATATGCTGAAGGAAAACTTAAGTTTATTAAATATTGCTAAAGAAAGAGAGATAACCATCTCTACCATCTGCAGTCATCTAGAGCAGTATGCGCTAGAAGGAAATCAAATAAATTTTTCAGTAGATTTTAGTGATATACTTAGTAAAGAACAAGAAACAGTAATACTAGAAGTTGCTAAAGAAGTTGGTGATGATAAGCTTAAGCCAATAAAAGAAAAGGTTGATGACACCATAACTTATGATCATATAAAGATGGCATTGTTAAAGAAGAGACTAGCAATATAA
- a CDS encoding ABC-2 family transporter protein — MSFLVQVFGMILNNSAFIFFWWVLFNNVSSIGGYGFKDVMMLWSIMSTSFGVSFLVFGNVGNITKMILNGELDTYLLQPKDALINILCSKTIVSAWGDTLYGVILFIIMNGFHIRSFMLFILFCITGALIFASVLITCHSFSFYAGNLDSLAQLVTEFMISFAIYPEGIFKGAIKYVLYTAIPTVFMVYIPAEIVINFSLIKALEVLAVTVVWITIAYIAFYKGLKKYESGNLIINKL; from the coding sequence GTGAGTTTTTTAGTACAAGTTTTTGGAATGATACTAAATAATTCAGCGTTTATATTTTTCTGGTGGGTATTGTTTAATAACGTAAGTTCTATAGGGGGCTATGGATTTAAGGATGTTATGATGCTTTGGTCTATAATGTCCACAAGTTTTGGGGTAAGTTTTTTAGTTTTTGGTAACGTAGGAAATATAACGAAGATGATACTAAATGGAGAACTAGACACTTATCTTCTTCAACCCAAAGATGCTCTTATAAATATACTATGTTCTAAAACAATAGTTTCAGCATGGGGGGATACTCTGTATGGTGTAATATTATTTATTATCATGAATGGATTTCATATTAGGAGTTTTATGTTGTTTATACTGTTTTGCATCACTGGAGCTCTTATATTTGCATCAGTGCTTATAACCTGTCATAGTTTTAGTTTTTACGCGGGAAACTTAGATAGTTTAGCTCAGCTTGTAACTGAATTCATGATTAGTTTTGCAATATATCCAGAAGGCATCTTTAAGGGAGCAATAAAATATGTACTTTATACAGCCATCCCAACGGTATTTATGGTTTACATTCCAGCAGAGATTGTAATAAATTTTTCATTGATAAAAGCATTAGAAGTTTTAGCAGTTACTGTAGTGTGGATAACCATTGCCTACATTGCATTCTATAAAGGACTGAAAAAGTATGAATCTGGTAATTTGATAATAAACAAGCTATAA
- a CDS encoding ABC transporter permease, translating to MRLIYKYLQISKINMSNNLVYFWNFISKNLFFVFIMFIYLMLWKNIYGSKGNTIAGLSLNQMIWYLIFTELITLSRTDIHLQVNDDVKTGNIAYLLNKPYNYIAYCFSYFIGELGIKLLTNAIIGIIIGVVYVGPLNSFNLITLPFIFISLVVGCIINFFIYITIALTSFWFEDNNAFFWIYSKLIFTLGGMLMPIELFPKWLKNISNFLPFSYVTYVPAKLAVNFSFYDFSRQFMIQILYLGIFILVSATMYRKGAKNLNVNGG from the coding sequence ATGAGGCTAATTTATAAGTATCTGCAAATATCAAAGATAAATATGTCCAACAACTTAGTTTACTTTTGGAACTTTATAAGTAAAAACTTATTTTTCGTATTTATAATGTTTATATATTTGATGCTTTGGAAGAATATATATGGTAGCAAAGGTAATACAATAGCTGGACTTAGTTTAAATCAAATGATATGGTACTTGATATTTACAGAACTCATAACCTTATCACGAACGGATATTCATCTTCAAGTAAATGATGATGTAAAGACCGGTAATATAGCATATCTTTTAAATAAGCCTTACAATTACATTGCATATTGCTTTTCGTATTTTATAGGAGAATTAGGAATCAAACTATTAACAAATGCTATTATAGGAATAATAATAGGAGTGGTATATGTAGGTCCACTTAATAGTTTTAACTTAATTACTTTGCCTTTTATATTTATATCCTTAGTAGTAGGCTGTATAATAAACTTTTTTATTTATATAACTATAGCACTGACCTCATTTTGGTTTGAAGACAATAATGCTTTCTTTTGGATCTACTCAAAACTTATCTTTACATTAGGCGGAATGCTAATGCCTATAGAGCTTTTCCCTAAATGGCTAAAGAATATCTCTAATTTTCTTCCTTTTTCCTATGTAACTTATGTACCTGCAAAATTGGCAGTTAATTTTTCCTTTTATGATTTCTCAAGGCAGTTTATGATTCAAATTCTATACCTTGGTATATTTATTTTGGTATCAGCGACAATGTATAGAAAGGGGGCAAAGAATTTAAATGTTAATGGGGGTTAG
- a CDS encoding ABC transporter ATP-binding protein, with protein sequence MEIITVKNLYKKFKVKTKEPGLKGSLRSIISPNYREIEAVNNVSFSVNKGEILAFIGPNGAGKSTTIKMMTGILHSTSGHIEVAGMDPAKDRKQLSYNIGTVFGQKSQLWFHLPPIDSFNLLGNIYDMDKSKLKKRINYLKEVFGIQELMDIPVRKLSLGQRIRCEIAASILHEPEIIFLDEPTIGLDVVVKQNIRDLILKLNSEEKTTIFLTSHDSGDIEQLCKRAIIINHGEIVLNESIKDLKHNYLNKKVINIKYDTPVNVADKDLNIIKNKENALKVEVDTSNQDIEAVLNNLINKGRVKDITISDPPLEDVISHIYQSSRGGEVHEANL encoded by the coding sequence TTGGAAATAATTACAGTAAAAAATTTGTACAAAAAGTTCAAAGTTAAAACTAAAGAGCCTGGATTGAAAGGAAGTTTACGTTCAATTATCTCTCCAAATTATCGGGAAATCGAAGCGGTAAACAATGTTTCATTTAGTGTCAATAAGGGAGAAATTTTAGCTTTCATTGGTCCCAATGGTGCAGGAAAGTCAACAACTATAAAAATGATGACGGGTATACTTCATTCAACCAGTGGACACATTGAGGTAGCTGGTATGGATCCTGCAAAGGACAGAAAGCAATTAAGCTATAATATTGGGACTGTTTTCGGCCAAAAATCACAGCTGTGGTTTCATCTTCCTCCGATAGATAGTTTCAATTTATTAGGTAATATCTATGATATGGATAAAAGTAAACTAAAAAAAAGAATAAACTATCTAAAAGAAGTATTTGGAATTCAAGAACTTATGGATATACCTGTTAGAAAACTTTCCTTAGGTCAAAGAATAAGGTGCGAAATAGCAGCTTCAATACTCCATGAACCAGAAATAATATTTTTGGATGAGCCTACAATAGGATTGGATGTTGTAGTAAAACAGAATATAAGGGATTTAATTCTCAAGTTAAATAGTGAAGAAAAAACAACAATATTTTTAACCTCACATGATTCTGGGGATATAGAGCAGCTTTGCAAAAGAGCTATAATAATAAACCATGGAGAGATAGTGTTAAATGAAAGTATAAAGGACCTTAAGCACAATTACTTAAATAAGAAAGTTATTAATATAAAGTATGATACTCCTGTAAATGTAGCTGACAAAGATCTTAATATAATAAAAAATAAGGAAAATGCCTTAAAAGTTGAAGTTGATACATCAAATCAAGATATAGAAGCTGTTTTAAATAATCTAATAAATAAAGGAAGAGTAAAGGATATAACAATATCGGATCCTCCATTAGAAGATGTAATCTCTCATATATACCAATCTAGTAGGGGAGGGGAAGTTCATGAGGCTAATTTATAA
- a CDS encoding rubrerythrin family protein, whose product MYTIIDLIDKLISIEKNSEEGYTIVSENKELSERVRIIAKVFAKKHRRHADKYADIKRKIDLDVNIEIDFFTYDKAAKLIYEFVKLKRTNVVYSNVKDVVDTALRFQKEGLSLLLSIHGLLIKSHADIGTENYKILSDIIAEEKKHIRELEKLKNESA is encoded by the coding sequence ATGTATACCATTATTGATTTAATAGATAAGCTTATTTCTATAGAAAAAAATTCGGAAGAAGGTTATACGATAGTAAGTGAAAATAAAGAGTTAAGTGAAAGAGTAAGAATAATTGCAAAGGTTTTCGCAAAGAAACATAGAAGGCACGCTGACAAATATGCTGACATAAAAAGAAAAATTGATTTGGATGTAAACATAGAGATAGACTTCTTTACATATGATAAAGCTGCTAAATTGATATATGAATTTGTAAAACTAAAAAGAACTAATGTGGTTTATAGTAATGTAAAAGATGTAGTCGATACAGCACTAAGATTTCAGAAAGAAGGATTATCATTACTATTAAGTATACATGGACTTTTGATAAAATCACATGCTGATATTGGAACTGAAAATTATAAGATACTATCAGATATAATTGCTGAAGAAAAGAAGCATATAAGAGAGTTAGAAAAACTTAAAAATGAAAGCGCCTAA
- a CDS encoding 2-isopropylmalate synthase, which yields MNRRIFVLDTTLRDGEQVQGVKLNLYEKLKIADQLKNLNVDIIDAGFPASSKQEFKTVETIAKKLGSYTSISAIARAVKEDIDLAYKCLKFAENPLIHISLGVSDIHIDKKFRKTRDQILLQSEEAIKYAKMFCDDVQFSFEDSIRADFEFLWRSIENAVNAGATIVNIADTVGFGVPEEFGDLVNKINYRLKNLNDKTLLSVHCHNDMGLATANTLAAIKNGADKIEGTINGVGERAGNAALEEVVMALKVREEYYKSYTNLITTELKKTSSLVSYIMGLDVASNKAIVGANAFKHSSGIHKAGAIKSRDVYEIIHPEDIGREDSDIILTMHSGRSELKDALIKMGFEKFTDEEFNHIFDKFQEIVELKKEVYDYDIYFLIEDIVELNTDLGDEIIEKRKNLYELVDLQVISNSIFPSASVKLKRGDKIYKKSSIGNGAVDALYTAIKEVAELDVDLREYKISSISRGKEALGKVTINLSHNKKNYISRAIDTDIIKASAMAFINALNNILMDKTKSN from the coding sequence ATGAATAGAAGAATTTTTGTATTAGATACAACGTTAAGAGATGGAGAACAAGTTCAAGGGGTAAAGCTTAATTTATATGAAAAACTAAAAATTGCAGATCAATTAAAGAACTTAAATGTAGATATAATTGATGCAGGCTTCCCAGCAAGTTCAAAACAAGAATTTAAGACTGTAGAAACTATAGCTAAAAAGCTTGGTAGCTATACTTCAATATCAGCAATTGCAAGAGCTGTAAAGGAAGATATTGATTTAGCATATAAATGCCTGAAATTTGCTGAGAATCCTCTAATTCATATATCTCTTGGAGTATCAGATATACATATTGATAAAAAATTTAGAAAAACTAGAGATCAGATATTACTTCAAAGTGAAGAAGCTATAAAGTACGCTAAAATGTTTTGCGATGATGTTCAGTTTTCTTTTGAGGACTCAATAAGAGCTGACTTTGAATTTCTTTGGAGAAGTATTGAGAATGCTGTGAATGCAGGTGCTACAATTGTGAATATAGCAGATACAGTTGGATTTGGAGTGCCTGAAGAGTTCGGGGATTTAGTTAATAAAATAAATTATCGCTTGAAAAATTTAAATGATAAAACCTTACTTAGCGTACATTGCCATAATGATATGGGGCTGGCAACAGCTAACACGCTTGCTGCTATAAAAAATGGTGCTGATAAAATTGAAGGAACCATAAACGGTGTAGGTGAGAGAGCTGGTAATGCAGCTTTAGAGGAAGTGGTAATGGCACTTAAAGTTCGTGAGGAATATTATAAATCATATACGAACTTAATAACTACAGAGTTGAAGAAAACTTCTAGTTTAGTTAGTTATATAATGGGGCTAGATGTAGCATCAAATAAGGCAATTGTAGGGGCAAATGCTTTTAAGCATTCTTCTGGAATTCATAAGGCTGGAGCAATTAAGAGCAGAGATGTTTATGAGATAATTCATCCAGAAGATATAGGTAGAGAGGATTCAGACATAATCCTAACAATGCATTCTGGTAGAAGTGAGCTTAAGGATGCGCTAATAAAGATGGGATTTGAAAAGTTTACTGATGAAGAGTTTAATCATATATTTGATAAGTTCCAAGAAATTGTGGAACTAAAAAAAGAGGTATATGATTATGACATCTATTTTCTTATAGAGGATATAGTTGAATTGAATACAGATTTAGGCGATGAAATTATCGAGAAAAGAAAAAATCTATATGAACTTGTGGATTTACAAGTTATAAGTAATAGTATCTTCCCCTCTGCAAGTGTTAAGCTTAAAAGAGGCGACAAGATATATAAAAAGAGTAGTATAGGAAACGGGGCTGTAGATGCCTTGTACACAGCCATAAAAGAGGTAGCTGAACTTGATGTTGATTTAAGGGAATACAAAATAAGCAGTATATCTAGAGGTAAAGAGGCCTTAGGAAAAGTAACAATTAATTTAAGTCATAATAAGAAGAATTATATATCAAGAGCAATAGATACAGATATAATTAAAGCTAGTGCTATGGCATTTATTAATGCTTTAAATAATATACTTATGGATAAAACAAAATCTAATTAA
- a CDS encoding NAD(P)-dependent malic enzyme, with translation MNYFEESLKVHEAHKGKIEVISKLKVETRDDLSIAYTPGVAEPCKKIHENKDDVYKYTAKGNLVAVVTDGTAVLGLGDIGPEAGLPVMEGKAILFKEFAGVDAFPIALASKDPDDIVKAVKLIAPGFGGINLEDISAPRCFEIEERLKKELDIPVFHDDQHGTAVVVLSGVINALKIVGKNIEDIKVVVNGAGAAGTAIAKLLLSLGVKNLIACDKVGILYDGIDNVDDAKKALAKISNPDKIQGSLADALVGADVFIGVSAPGILKADMIKKMNKDSIVFAMANPIPEIMPDEAKEAGVKVIGTGRSDFPNQINNVLAFPGIFRGALDVRAKEINEEMKIAAAYAIANFVKEEQLTPDNVIPSALDKEIAKVVADAVAKAARETGVARV, from the coding sequence ATGAATTATTTTGAAGAAAGTCTTAAGGTACATGAAGCACATAAAGGGAAAATAGAAGTTATCTCTAAGTTGAAAGTTGAAACAAGGGATGATCTAAGTATTGCATATACGCCAGGAGTGGCTGAACCATGCAAGAAAATACATGAGAATAAAGACGATGTATATAAATATACAGCAAAAGGAAATTTAGTTGCTGTTGTAACAGATGGAACAGCAGTGTTAGGCCTTGGAGATATAGGTCCTGAAGCTGGACTACCTGTTATGGAAGGAAAAGCTATATTATTTAAGGAATTTGCAGGTGTGGATGCATTCCCTATTGCTTTGGCATCTAAGGATCCTGATGATATTGTAAAAGCAGTAAAGTTAATTGCTCCAGGATTTGGTGGAATTAACTTAGAAGATATATCTGCACCAAGATGCTTTGAGATAGAGGAAAGATTAAAAAAAGAATTAGATATTCCAGTATTTCATGACGATCAACATGGGACTGCTGTTGTTGTTCTTTCTGGTGTAATCAATGCATTAAAAATAGTTGGAAAAAACATAGAAGATATAAAGGTGGTAGTAAATGGAGCTGGAGCTGCAGGGACTGCTATAGCTAAACTATTATTATCACTTGGGGTTAAAAACCTTATTGCATGCGATAAAGTAGGTATTTTATATGATGGAATTGATAATGTTGATGATGCAAAGAAAGCTTTAGCTAAGATATCAAATCCTGATAAAATACAAGGAAGTTTAGCTGATGCTTTAGTTGGGGCTGATGTATTTATAGGAGTATCTGCTCCGGGAATATTAAAGGCAGATATGATTAAAAAAATGAATAAAGACTCTATAGTTTTTGCAATGGCAAATCCAATACCAGAAATAATGCCAGATGAGGCAAAGGAAGCAGGAGTAAAAGTTATTGGAACAGGAAGATCAGATTTTCCAAATCAAATTAACAATGTCTTAGCTTTCCCAGGAATATTTAGAGGAGCATTAGATGTAAGAGCTAAGGAAATAAATGAAGAGATGAAGATTGCAGCAGCATATGCTATAGCGAACTTCGTAAAAGAAGAACAATTGACACCTGATAACGTAATACCGAGTGCCTTAGATAAGGAAATAGCTAAGGTGGTAGCTGATGCAGTTGCAAAAGCAGCAAGAGAAACTGGAGTTGCTAGAGTTTAA
- a CDS encoding MgtC/SapB family protein: MDYKIILEHLSRLLIASFCGILVGWERKSRMKEAGIRTHFIVALGAALMMIISKYGFQDSEAFLKVPIDPTRIAAQIVSGVGFLGAGAIFMQKNTIRGLTTAAGIWVTAGIGMAIGAGIYSVGFASTIIIIIGQTVLHADYKWLSSPKAVQVNITAVNQEKVVRDINERLKGNGITILKIKIIKRHEDELIDLKMILKVKSSITPIDIVDILESDKNVKSVEV; the protein is encoded by the coding sequence ATGGATTATAAGATAATACTTGAACATTTATCTAGACTTCTAATAGCTTCTTTTTGTGGAATACTGGTAGGATGGGAACGGAAAAGTAGAATGAAGGAAGCTGGCATTAGAACTCACTTTATTGTAGCATTAGGAGCTGCCTTAATGATGATAATCTCAAAGTATGGATTTCAGGATTCAGAAGCGTTTCTAAAAGTTCCTATAGATCCCACAAGAATAGCGGCTCAGATTGTTAGCGGTGTTGGTTTTCTAGGAGCTGGCGCTATCTTTATGCAAAAAAATACTATTAGAGGCCTTACAACTGCAGCAGGAATTTGGGTAACAGCAGGTATAGGAATGGCTATTGGTGCTGGAATATATTCTGTTGGGTTTGCGTCTACTATAATAATCATAATAGGTCAAACTGTTTTGCATGCAGATTATAAATGGTTATCATCACCGAAGGCTGTACAGGTAAATATCACAGCCGTAAACCAAGAAAAAGTTGTTAGAGACATAAATGAGAGATTAAAAGGTAATGGGATTACTATCTTGAAGATAAAAATTATTAAAAGACACGAAGATGAGCTTATAGATTTAAAGATGATTTTGAAAGTAAAGTCATCAATTACACCTATTGATATTGTAGATATACTTGAAAGTGATAAAAATGTTAAATCAGTTGAAGTTTAA
- a CDS encoding diguanylate cyclase domain-containing protein: MRLLKPSIALMRNLRYIKKFALIFAIILLPMSIMMAIFILQVSKQLEYATKQKIGLEYNIALTNLTRDVQKHRGLVNVFLSGDIDFYSYIKNNEKDIDDDNEKIVSLSSKYNQQLKIEERLTKFSKEWIEVKNNLNFSSLDKSFDEHTKLIEDISDMAQYVADISELRIQSKIENYYLADNLINTLPQITEQMGQARALGARAVAKGKLDEYDRESLEFISKSLEQELKSTEKSMNKISKNSIEKAEIEQSYKEAANGLENLILTLNNKVIYSKKITINADNYFSYATEMIDKVDKLSLVEATVLQNDYTEQIRRLEFSRNIITTIIILILFIIIYLFGGFYKSILESILSIKAVAARIAKGDLSERIQLECKDEVKEIGDSVNKMLDKLIESYYEVEKARDLSEKVANHDWLTGVPNRAFFMKRLEEIIQESEKTRGTVTILFIDLDRFKWINDNLGHQMGDIVLKEVAKRLMDATKKRGLVCRLGGDEFTIILEEFSKKEEINELVKIIEEDIAKPMYLSEAEYCIGASVGYVTYPHEGTNIDELISKADASMYIEKNKKKCKNIN; this comes from the coding sequence TTGAGATTACTAAAGCCATCAATTGCATTAATGAGAAATCTCAGATACATAAAAAAATTTGCACTTATATTTGCAATAATCCTTTTGCCTATGTCTATAATGATGGCTATATTTATACTTCAAGTAAGCAAACAATTAGAGTATGCTACAAAACAAAAGATAGGATTGGAATATAATATAGCACTAACTAATTTAACAAGAGATGTTCAAAAGCATAGAGGGCTGGTAAATGTTTTTCTAAGCGGAGATATAGATTTTTATAGTTATATTAAGAACAATGAAAAAGATATTGACGATGACAATGAAAAGATTGTATCGCTTAGTAGCAAATACAACCAGCAATTAAAGATTGAAGAACGATTAACGAAGTTTAGCAAGGAATGGATAGAAGTAAAAAATAATCTAAATTTTTCTTCACTAGATAAATCCTTTGATGAACATACAAAACTTATAGAAGATATAAGTGATATGGCTCAATATGTTGCTGATATCTCAGAATTAAGAATACAAAGCAAGATAGAAAATTACTATCTTGCTGATAACTTAATAAATACATTACCACAAATTACTGAACAGATGGGACAAGCTAGAGCCCTTGGAGCAAGAGCAGTGGCAAAAGGAAAGCTGGATGAGTATGATAGAGAATCACTTGAATTTATAAGTAAATCACTTGAGCAAGAATTGAAAAGTACTGAAAAAAGTATGAATAAGATCTCAAAAAACTCAATAGAAAAAGCCGAGATAGAGCAATCTTATAAAGAAGCAGCAAATGGGCTAGAAAATCTAATCTTAACTTTAAATAATAAAGTAATATATAGTAAAAAGATAACTATTAATGCGGATAATTATTTTAGCTATGCAACTGAGATGATTGATAAGGTTGATAAGCTATCACTGGTAGAGGCCACAGTCTTACAAAATGATTATACTGAACAGATAAGACGGTTAGAATTCAGTAGAAATATTATTACTACTATAATAATATTGATACTTTTTATCATAATTTATCTTTTTGGCGGATTTTATAAATCTATTTTGGAAAGCATATTATCAATAAAAGCTGTTGCAGCGAGAATCGCAAAAGGTGATTTGTCAGAAAGAATACAATTAGAGTGTAAGGATGAAGTTAAAGAGATAGGTGATTCAGTTAATAAAATGTTAGATAAATTAATAGAAAGTTACTATGAAGTGGAAAAGGCAAGGGATTTATCTGAAAAGGTCGCAAATCATGATTGGTTGACAGGTGTGCCAAATAGAGCTTTCTTTATGAAAAGATTAGAGGAAATAATTCAAGAATCAGAAAAGACTAGAGGTACAGTTACAATTCTATTTATAGATTTAGATAGATTTAAGTGGATAAACGATAATCTAGGGCATCAAATGGGTGATATAGTCTTAAAAGAAGTAGCTAAAAGATTAATGGATGCTACTAAGAAAAGAGGATTGGTATGTAGGCTTGGAGGCGATGAATTTACAATAATTTTAGAAGAATTCTCTAAAAAAGAAGAAATTAATGAACTTGTTAAAATAATTGAAGAAGACATTGCAAAGCCTATGTACTTAAGTGAAGCTGAATATTGCATTGGAGCTAGTGTGGGGTATGTTACATATCCTCATGAAGGAACGAATATTGATGAACTAATAAGTAAAGCTGACGCATCTATGTATATAGAAAAAAATAAGAAGAAATGTAAAAATATCAATTAA